Proteins co-encoded in one Streptomyces sp. SLBN-31 genomic window:
- a CDS encoding PAC2 family protein, producing MIELEGVPELIDPVMVAAFEGWNDAGDAASTAVAHLDREWKGEVFAALDAEDYYDFQVNRPTVWMDAGVRKITWPTTRLSVVRVGGEKPRDLVLVRGIEPSMRWRSFCNELLGFAHELGVELVVVLGALLGDTPHTRPVPISGTTSDPDLAQRMDLEETKYEGPTGIVGVLQEACTHAGVPAVSLWAAVPHYVSQPPNPKATLALLNRLEDLIDVRIPLGELPEDARAWQVGVDQLAAEDSEVAEYVQTLEEARDTAELPEASGEAIAREFERYLRRRDGHTKPPTTPPKPGGEDDDSSEE from the coding sequence GTGATCGAGCTCGAGGGGGTTCCCGAGCTGATCGACCCGGTCATGGTGGCCGCGTTCGAGGGCTGGAACGATGCCGGCGACGCCGCCTCCACCGCGGTCGCACATCTGGACAGGGAGTGGAAGGGCGAGGTGTTCGCGGCGCTCGACGCCGAGGACTACTACGACTTCCAGGTGAACCGCCCCACGGTGTGGATGGACGCGGGAGTGCGCAAGATCACGTGGCCGACGACAAGGTTGTCCGTCGTCCGCGTCGGCGGCGAGAAGCCGCGTGACCTCGTGCTCGTGCGAGGCATCGAACCGTCCATGCGGTGGCGTTCGTTCTGCAACGAGTTGCTGGGCTTCGCGCACGAGCTGGGCGTGGAGCTGGTCGTCGTCCTCGGCGCCCTGCTCGGCGACACCCCGCACACCCGGCCGGTCCCGATCAGCGGAACGACGTCCGACCCCGACCTGGCCCAGCGGATGGATCTGGAGGAGACCAAGTACGAGGGCCCCACGGGCATCGTCGGCGTCCTCCAGGAGGCCTGCACGCACGCGGGTGTGCCGGCGGTCAGCCTGTGGGCGGCCGTGCCGCACTACGTGTCGCAGCCGCCGAACCCGAAGGCGACGCTGGCGCTGCTGAACCGGCTGGAGGACCTGATCGACGTGCGCATCCCGCTGGGCGAGCTGCCCGAGGACGCGCGCGCCTGGCAGGTGGGCGTGGACCAGCTGGCCGCGGAGGACAGCGAGGTCGCCGAGTACGTGCAGACGCTGGAGGAGGCCCGGGACACCGCGGAGCTGCCGGAGGCGTCCGGGGAGGCGATCGCCCGCGAGTTCGAGCGGTATCTGCGGCGCCGGGACGGCCATACGAAACCCCCGACGACTCCCCCGAAACCGGGCGGGGAGGACGACGATTCCTCCGAGGAGTGA
- the mshC gene encoding cysteine--1-D-myo-inosityl 2-amino-2-deoxy-alpha-D-glucopyranoside ligase — translation MHAWPASEVPALPGQGRDLRIHDTATGGLVTLDPGPVARIYVCGITPYDATHMGHAATYNAFDLVQRVWLDTKRQVHYVQNVTDVDDPLLERAQRDDVDWVALAEKETALFREDMTALRMLPPQHYIGAVEAIPGIVPLVERLREAGAAYELDGDVYFSVESDPNFGKVSGLDAAAMRLLSAERGGDPDRPGKKNPLDPMLWMAAREGEPSWDGGSLGRGRPGWHIECVAIALDHLGMTFDVQGGGSDLAFPHHEMGASHAQVLTGEFPMAKAYVHAGMVALDGEKMSKSKGNLVFVSQLRRDGVDPAAIRLSLLAHHYRSDWEWTDQVLQDAVDRLGRWRAAVSRPDGPPAEALVEEIREALANDLDAPAALAAVDRWAALQQEQGGTDTGAPGVVSRAVDALLGVAL, via the coding sequence ATGCATGCCTGGCCCGCTTCCGAGGTCCCCGCCCTGCCTGGTCAGGGCCGCGACCTGAGGATCCACGACACCGCGACCGGCGGCCTCGTCACCCTCGACCCCGGTCCCGTCGCCCGTATCTACGTCTGCGGCATCACCCCGTACGACGCCACCCACATGGGGCACGCGGCGACCTACAACGCGTTCGACCTCGTTCAGCGCGTGTGGCTCGACACCAAGCGGCAGGTCCACTACGTCCAGAACGTCACCGACGTCGACGATCCGCTGCTGGAGCGCGCGCAGCGGGACGACGTCGACTGGGTGGCCCTCGCCGAGAAGGAGACGGCCCTCTTCCGCGAGGACATGACCGCCCTGCGGATGCTGCCTCCGCAGCACTACATAGGCGCGGTCGAGGCGATACCGGGCATCGTGCCGCTCGTGGAACGGCTGCGGGAGGCGGGCGCCGCCTACGAACTCGACGGCGACGTGTACTTCTCCGTCGAGTCCGACCCGAACTTCGGCAAGGTCTCGGGCCTGGACGCGGCCGCCATGCGGTTGCTGTCCGCCGAGCGCGGCGGCGACCCGGACCGCCCGGGCAAGAAGAACCCGCTCGACCCGATGTTGTGGATGGCCGCCCGCGAGGGCGAGCCCAGCTGGGACGGCGGCTCGCTCGGCCGCGGGCGCCCCGGCTGGCACATCGAGTGCGTCGCCATCGCCCTCGACCACCTCGGCATGACCTTCGACGTCCAGGGCGGCGGCTCCGACCTCGCCTTCCCGCACCACGAGATGGGCGCCTCCCACGCCCAGGTGCTGACGGGCGAGTTCCCCATGGCCAAGGCGTACGTCCACGCCGGCATGGTCGCCCTCGACGGCGAGAAGATGTCGAAGTCCAAGGGCAACCTGGTCTTCGTGTCGCAGCTGCGCCGCGACGGCGTCGACCCCGCCGCCATCCGGCTCTCCCTGCTCGCCCACCACTACCGCTCCGACTGGGAGTGGACCGACCAGGTGCTCCAGGACGCCGTGGACCGGCTCGGCCGCTGGCGTGCCGCCGTCTCCCGGCCCGACGGCCCGCCCGCCGAGGCCCTCGTCGAGGAGATCCGCGAGGCCCTCGCGAACGACCTGGACGCCCCGGCCGCGCTCGCGGCGGTCGACCGCTGGGCGGCCCTGCAGCAGGAACAGGGCGGTACGGACACCGGCGCCCCCGGTGTCGTGTCGCGCGCCGTCGACGCGCTGTTGGGCGTGGCCCTGTAG
- the corA gene encoding magnesium/cobalt transporter CorA, translated as MIVDCAIYRDGRRTEGPPDLSDALAQCRRGPYDFVWIGLYEPTEKEFDRVTEEFGLHPLAVEDALKAHQRPKLEIYDDSLFVVLKPVGYEPKSDVVTAGEVMVFVGDSFVVTVRHGEEAPLADVRHRLEEEPENLRHGPTAVLYSIADAVVDHYVEVAGELGTDLEELEEEVFSPTLGGSRHTASRIYAFKRQVMEFRRATGPLAQPLARLAGGGLSGGRVPFVHEKAQPFFRDVSDHLTRVNESVEGLDRLVSDVLSAHLAQTGVRQNDDMRKISAWAAMAAVPTMIAGIYGMNFDHMPELHWPWSYPAVIAVMAVMELLLYRLFKRRGWL; from the coding sequence GTGATCGTCGACTGCGCCATCTACCGTGACGGGCGCCGGACGGAGGGTCCCCCGGACCTCTCGGACGCGCTCGCGCAGTGCCGTCGCGGGCCCTACGACTTCGTCTGGATCGGCCTCTACGAACCGACGGAGAAGGAGTTCGACAGGGTCACGGAGGAGTTCGGGCTGCATCCGCTGGCCGTCGAGGACGCCCTGAAGGCGCATCAGCGGCCCAAGCTGGAGATCTACGACGACTCGCTGTTCGTCGTCCTCAAGCCGGTCGGGTACGAGCCGAAGAGCGATGTCGTCACCGCCGGCGAGGTCATGGTCTTCGTCGGCGACTCCTTCGTGGTGACCGTGCGTCACGGCGAGGAGGCACCGCTCGCGGATGTGCGGCACCGGCTGGAGGAGGAACCCGAGAACCTCCGGCACGGCCCCACGGCGGTGCTGTACTCGATCGCCGACGCCGTGGTCGACCACTACGTGGAGGTCGCCGGCGAACTCGGCACCGACCTGGAGGAGCTGGAGGAGGAGGTGTTCTCGCCGACACTGGGCGGCTCGCGGCACACCGCGTCCCGCATCTACGCCTTCAAGCGGCAGGTCATGGAGTTCCGCAGGGCGACGGGTCCGCTGGCCCAGCCGCTGGCCCGGCTCGCGGGCGGTGGCCTGTCCGGCGGGCGGGTGCCCTTCGTGCACGAGAAGGCGCAGCCCTTCTTCCGGGACGTCAGCGACCACCTCACGCGCGTGAACGAGTCGGTGGAGGGCCTGGACCGGCTGGTCTCGGACGTCCTGTCGGCCCACCTGGCGCAGACGGGCGTCCGGCAGAACGACGACATGCGGAAGATCTCCGCGTGGGCGGCGATGGCCGCGGTCCCCACGATGATCGCGGGGATCTACGGCATGAACTTCGACCACATGCCCGAGCTGCACTGGCCGTGGTCGTACCCGGCGGTGATCGCGGTGATGGCCGTCATGGAGCTGCTGCTGTACCGGCTGTTCAAGCGCCGGGGCTGGCTGTGA
- a CDS encoding LLM class F420-dependent oxidoreductase, which translates to MQLGINLGYWGAGMDADNLEVAKEADRLGYAVCWAAEAYGSDAATVLSWVAAHTERIDVGSAIFQIPARQPAMTAMTAATLDSLSGGRFRLGLGVSGPQVSEGWYGVKFDKPLARTREYVEIVRKAMSRERLSYEGAHWTLPLPGGPGKPIKLTVHPTREHIPLYIAAIGPKNLEQTGEIADGALLIFPSAAHLEETTIKHLHAGREKAGKTMDGFDVHPTLPLAVGEDKDVAALADAFRPYTALYVGGMGSAKQNFYNQLAQRMGFEAAAADVQEKYLAGDKQGAAAAVPHELIDQTTLLGSVDRIADRMKEYAAAGVTTLSLNPAGFTLEERLASLRAGTEALERAGLA; encoded by the coding sequence ATGCAGCTCGGGATCAACCTCGGCTACTGGGGCGCCGGAATGGACGCGGACAACCTGGAGGTCGCCAAGGAGGCCGACCGGCTCGGGTACGCCGTCTGCTGGGCCGCCGAGGCCTACGGCTCCGACGCGGCCACCGTACTCAGCTGGGTCGCCGCCCACACCGAGCGGATCGACGTCGGCTCGGCCATCTTCCAGATCCCGGCCCGCCAGCCCGCGATGACCGCGATGACCGCCGCCACCCTGGACTCCCTGTCCGGCGGCCGCTTCCGTCTCGGCCTCGGCGTCTCCGGACCGCAGGTCTCCGAGGGCTGGTACGGCGTCAAGTTCGACAAGCCGCTGGCACGCACGCGTGAGTACGTCGAGATCGTGCGCAAGGCCATGAGCCGTGAGCGGCTCTCCTACGAGGGCGCGCACTGGACGCTGCCGCTGCCCGGCGGCCCCGGCAAGCCGATCAAGCTCACCGTGCACCCCACGCGCGAGCACATCCCGCTGTACATCGCCGCGATCGGCCCGAAGAACCTGGAGCAGACCGGCGAGATCGCCGACGGCGCCCTGCTGATCTTCCCCTCCGCCGCGCACCTGGAGGAGACGACCATCAAGCACCTGCACGCCGGGCGCGAGAAGGCCGGCAAGACCATGGACGGCTTCGACGTCCACCCGACCCTGCCGCTCGCCGTCGGCGAGGACAAGGACGTCGCCGCGCTCGCCGACGCCTTCCGCCCCTACACCGCCCTGTACGTCGGCGGCATGGGCAGCGCCAAGCAGAACTTCTACAACCAGCTCGCCCAGCGCATGGGCTTCGAGGCGGCCGCCGCCGACGTCCAGGAGAAGTACCTGGCGGGCGACAAGCAGGGCGCAGCCGCCGCCGTACCGCACGAGCTGATCGACCAGACGACCCTCCTCGGCTCCGTCGACCGCATCGCGGACCGGATGAAGGAGTACGCGGCGGCCGGGGTGACCACCCTGAGCCTCAACCCGGCGGGCTTCACGCTGGAGGAGCGGCTCGCCTCGCTCCGCGCCGGCACCGAGGCCCTGGAGCGCGCCGGGCTGGCCTGA
- a CDS encoding ferritin-like domain-containing protein: MLSAKSLFQEILDDDRSFALFCSIAAGGESQGGWENGRIAALVPESERALAPKIARHGADEDKHGRIFTALMRKRGLEPVPVPPETDYTMLLEKHGIGLAHARLRGDRPLTEQDIVTYLAHSRVTEQRASEQMELLGRHFADHPDVGRAVRMISGDEDNHLAYCHEELLRLAYAGHGRAIQRTLRECALAEIRVYRDVSLAVMDHMGRILGWPRAKSAVLAAGIHAVYAYERIAGWRRMVNLRMPRRRDALGGPAATAPEFA; the protein is encoded by the coding sequence ATGCTTTCGGCCAAGAGTCTGTTCCAGGAGATCCTCGACGACGACCGGTCCTTCGCGCTTTTCTGCTCCATCGCGGCCGGTGGCGAGTCGCAGGGCGGCTGGGAGAACGGCCGTATCGCGGCGCTCGTACCGGAGAGCGAGCGCGCACTCGCGCCCAAGATCGCCCGGCACGGCGCCGACGAGGACAAGCACGGACGGATCTTCACGGCCCTGATGAGGAAGCGCGGCCTCGAACCCGTCCCGGTCCCGCCCGAGACCGACTACACGATGCTTCTGGAGAAGCACGGCATCGGCCTGGCCCACGCCAGGCTCAGGGGCGACCGGCCGCTGACCGAGCAGGACATCGTCACCTATCTCGCCCACAGCAGGGTCACCGAGCAGCGCGCCTCGGAACAGATGGAACTGCTGGGCCGGCACTTCGCCGACCACCCCGACGTCGGACGCGCGGTGCGGATGATCTCCGGAGACGAGGACAACCACCTCGCCTACTGCCACGAGGAACTGCTGCGCCTGGCCTACGCCGGACACGGCCGCGCCATTCAGCGCACCCTGCGCGAGTGCGCGCTCGCCGAGATCCGCGTCTACCGGGACGTCAGCCTCGCCGTCATGGACCACATGGGACGCATCCTCGGCTGGCCGAGGGCCAAGTCAGCGGTGCTCGCCGCCGGCATCCACGCCGTGTACGCCTACGAGCGGATCGCCGGCTGGCGGCGCATGGTGAACCTGCGCATGCCCCGGCGGCGCGACGCGCTCGGCGGACCGGCGGCCACCGCCCCCGAGTTCGCCTGA
- a CDS encoding FadR/GntR family transcriptional regulator has translation MAVTDEAIEKIKGMIVSGALRPGDRLPKESELASELGLSRNSLREAVRALSLIRILDVRQGDGTYVTSLDPQLLLEALSFVVDFHRDDTVLEFLAVRRILEPAATAMAASRISEQQLDALSAQLEKLGDAPSVEELVACDLDFHRGIVQSSGNSVLCSLLDGLSGPTTRARIWRGLTQEDAVSRTLREHRAILSALRDRDAEAARSWATVHIASVEQWLRSSL, from the coding sequence ATGGCAGTCACCGACGAGGCGATCGAGAAGATCAAGGGCATGATCGTCTCCGGCGCGCTGCGGCCGGGCGACCGGCTGCCCAAGGAGAGCGAACTCGCCTCCGAGCTGGGCCTGTCCCGCAACTCCCTGCGCGAGGCCGTCCGCGCCCTGTCGCTGATCCGGATCCTGGACGTGCGGCAGGGCGACGGCACCTATGTGACGAGCCTGGACCCGCAACTGCTGCTGGAGGCGCTGAGCTTCGTCGTGGACTTCCACCGCGACGACACCGTCCTGGAGTTCCTGGCGGTGCGCCGCATCCTGGAGCCGGCCGCGACCGCGATGGCGGCCTCCCGAATCAGCGAACAGCAACTGGACGCGCTCTCGGCCCAGTTGGAAAAGCTCGGGGACGCCCCGTCGGTGGAGGAACTGGTCGCCTGCGACCTCGACTTCCACCGGGGCATCGTGCAGAGCTCGGGCAACTCGGTGCTGTGCTCGCTGCTGGACGGTCTGTCGGGACCCACCACCCGGGCCCGGATCTGGCGCGGCCTGACCCAGGAGGACGCCGTCAGCCGCACCCTGCGCGAGCACCGGGCGATCCTGTCGGCCCTGCGGGACCGGGACGCGGAGGCGGCGCGCTCCTGGGCGACGGTGCACATCGCGAGCGTGGAGCAGTGGCTGCGGTCGTCGCTGTGA
- a CDS encoding S8 family peptidase has translation MSDQVQPGQGPGASGPGPDGAGFTYHGAEQELIVVARPEARLRARPEGVRSAAGADVSALEMFLGDEQLTLEPLFGGEERLQQSSAPPGGQNVPDLALFYRVRGGESRAQELRSRIAALPGIDTAYVKPGAVPATVAGDSGRLKEGTPATPDFSGRQGYLRPAPEGIDAHWAWQRPGGTGQGVTVVDVEGAWQLGHEDLAAKLAGVVVGSPLTDLAWRNHGTAVIGVIGGDRGEFGVNGIAPDAVTAAASFQGIGTAAAIHAAADRLGPGDVVLVELHRPGPRFECAERDDQRGYIAIEWWPDDFAAIRYATARGVIVVEAAGNGAESLDDAVYERRPDGFPEWWRNPFNSSNPSSGAVLVGAGAPPPGTHGRDHGPDRSRLAFSNYGARLDAQGWGREVTTTGGSWDRPGDLQGGPEEIAWYTDTFSGTSSASPVVVGALAALQGMLKAAGQPPMSPERARLVLRTTGSEQQDAPGRPASQRIGSRPDIKAAVTHLLPHAIGSGRAERYWDELLPYPRELPPRLRLFVAGAWRNLNRPSPEIRQAVHAAFAGGRPDVRVWFSDDEIVGLVVAG, from the coding sequence ATGAGCGACCAGGTACAGCCGGGGCAGGGGCCGGGAGCCTCCGGGCCGGGCCCCGACGGAGCGGGATTCACCTATCACGGAGCCGAGCAGGAACTGATCGTCGTCGCACGCCCGGAGGCCCGGCTGCGCGCGCGGCCCGAGGGCGTCCGCTCGGCGGCCGGCGCCGACGTCTCCGCGCTGGAGATGTTCCTCGGCGACGAACAGCTCACGCTGGAGCCGCTGTTCGGCGGCGAGGAGCGGCTGCAACAGTCCTCCGCCCCGCCGGGCGGGCAGAACGTGCCCGACCTGGCCCTGTTCTACCGGGTGCGCGGCGGGGAGAGCCGCGCCCAGGAGCTGCGCTCACGGATCGCGGCGCTGCCGGGGATCGACACGGCGTACGTGAAGCCGGGCGCCGTGCCCGCCACCGTCGCCGGTGACAGCGGCCGGTTGAAGGAAGGCACCCCGGCCACCCCGGACTTCAGCGGCCGGCAGGGCTATCTGCGCCCTGCCCCCGAGGGGATAGACGCCCACTGGGCCTGGCAGCGTCCCGGTGGGACCGGTCAGGGGGTGACGGTCGTCGACGTCGAGGGCGCCTGGCAGTTGGGTCATGAGGACCTGGCCGCCAAGCTGGCCGGCGTCGTGGTCGGCAGTCCCCTGACCGACCTCGCGTGGCGCAACCACGGCACCGCGGTGATCGGTGTGATCGGCGGCGACCGGGGCGAGTTCGGGGTGAACGGCATCGCGCCGGACGCGGTGACCGCGGCCGCCTCCTTCCAGGGCATCGGTACGGCGGCGGCGATCCACGCGGCGGCCGACCGGCTCGGCCCCGGTGACGTCGTACTGGTCGAACTCCACCGCCCCGGGCCGCGGTTCGAGTGCGCCGAGCGCGACGACCAGCGCGGCTACATCGCGATCGAGTGGTGGCCGGACGACTTCGCGGCCATCCGGTACGCCACCGCCAGGGGCGTCATCGTGGTCGAGGCCGCGGGCAACGGCGCCGAATCGCTCGACGACGCGGTCTACGAGCGCCGCCCGGACGGCTTCCCCGAGTGGTGGCGCAACCCGTTCAACTCCTCCAACCCGTCCTCCGGCGCCGTCCTCGTCGGCGCGGGCGCCCCGCCGCCCGGCACGCACGGCCGCGACCACGGCCCGGACCGCTCACGGCTGGCGTTCTCCAACTACGGCGCCCGGCTGGACGCCCAGGGCTGGGGGCGCGAGGTCACGACCACCGGCGGCTCCTGGGACCGGCCCGGCGATCTGCAGGGCGGTCCCGAGGAGATCGCCTGGTACACGGACACGTTCTCCGGGACCTCCTCCGCCTCCCCGGTGGTGGTCGGCGCGCTGGCCGCGCTGCAGGGCATGCTCAAGGCGGCCGGCCAGCCCCCGATGTCCCCGGAGCGCGCCCGGCTGGTGCTGCGGACCACCGGCTCCGAGCAGCAGGACGCGCCGGGCCGCCCCGCCTCCCAGCGGATCGGCAGCCGGCCCGACATCAAGGCGGCCGTCACCCACCTGCTGCCGCACGCGATCGGCTCGGGCCGGGCCGAGCGGTACTGGGACGAGCTGCTGCCCTACCCCCGTGAACTCCCGCCCAGGCTGCGCCTGTTCGTGGCCGGCGCCTGGCGCAACCTCAATCGTCCGTCCCCCGAGATCCGCCAGGCGGTGCACGCCGCGTTCGCGGGGGGACGGCCCGACGTCCGGGTGTGGTTCTCGGACGACGAGATCGTCGGCCTGGTGGTCGCCGGCTGA
- a CDS encoding histidine phosphatase family protein: MPTLILVRHGRSTANTEGVLAGWTPGVALDERGAAQAAALPERLRQLPISEVVSSPLQRCRETIEPLLRARPELTAHTEERIGEAHYGDWSGRKLAELKDEPLMEVVQAHPSAAAFPGGESMRAMQSRAAEAVREWNARVERDHGADAVYLMCSHGDIIKSLVADALGLHLDLFQRISVEPCSITAIRYTRLRPFLVRLGDTGDFASLAPREEPPADDATVGGGAGAP, encoded by the coding sequence ATGCCCACGCTGATCCTGGTCCGGCACGGACGTTCCACCGCCAACACCGAAGGAGTGCTCGCCGGGTGGACACCCGGTGTCGCGCTCGACGAGCGCGGGGCGGCACAGGCCGCCGCGCTGCCCGAGCGGCTTCGGCAACTGCCGATCTCCGAGGTCGTCAGCAGCCCGCTGCAACGCTGCCGGGAGACGATCGAGCCGCTCCTGCGGGCCCGGCCCGAGCTCACCGCGCACACCGAGGAACGGATCGGGGAGGCCCACTACGGCGACTGGTCCGGCCGCAAGCTCGCCGAGCTCAAGGACGAGCCGCTGATGGAGGTCGTGCAGGCGCACCCCTCGGCCGCCGCGTTCCCCGGCGGCGAATCGATGCGCGCGATGCAGTCCCGCGCGGCCGAAGCCGTACGAGAATGGAACGCGCGCGTGGAGCGCGACCACGGCGCGGACGCCGTCTACCTCATGTGCTCGCACGGCGACATCATCAAGTCGCTCGTCGCGGACGCACTCGGACTTCATCTCGACCTCTTCCAGAGGATTTCCGTTGAACCGTGTTCCATCACCGCGATCCGTTACACCCGCCTGAGGCCGTTTCTCGTACGCCTCGGCGACACCGGTGACTTCGCGTCGCTGGCACCGCGCGAAGAACCCCCGGCCGACGACGCCACGGTGGGGGGCGGTGCGGGCGCACCGTGA
- a CDS encoding SCO1664 family protein: MSAPERIPPRSVTTVELLTRGELTVRGQIRDASNAVLYCSVAHEGEEVTCVYKPVRGERPLWDFPDGTLAQREVAAYEVSEATGWGLVPTTVLRDGPFGEGMCQVWIEGEPGDGLLALVDGEEPEAGWKAIGFAEVGEGRTALLVHADDERLRRLAVLDAVINNADRKGGHLLPGGGGRLYGIDHGVTFNTENKLRTLLWGWAGEPLTEEAVTVLKGLKEALAPGAALAERLGALITPAELDATRARVAVLLETGRHPEPSGEWPAIPWPPV, from the coding sequence ATGTCCGCGCCAGAACGGATACCGCCGCGGAGCGTGACCACGGTCGAGCTGCTCACCCGGGGTGAGCTCACGGTCCGCGGGCAGATCCGGGACGCCTCCAACGCCGTGCTGTACTGCTCCGTCGCCCACGAGGGCGAGGAGGTCACCTGCGTCTACAAGCCGGTGCGCGGCGAGCGCCCGCTGTGGGACTTCCCCGACGGCACCCTCGCCCAGCGCGAGGTCGCCGCGTACGAGGTGTCCGAGGCCACCGGTTGGGGGCTGGTGCCCACCACCGTGCTGCGCGACGGGCCCTTCGGCGAGGGCATGTGCCAGGTGTGGATCGAGGGCGAGCCGGGCGACGGGCTGCTGGCCCTCGTGGACGGCGAGGAACCCGAGGCGGGCTGGAAGGCGATCGGCTTCGCCGAGGTGGGGGAGGGCCGCACGGCGCTCCTGGTGCACGCCGACGACGAGCGGCTGCGCCGGCTCGCCGTGCTGGACGCGGTCATCAACAACGCCGACCGCAAGGGGGGCCATCTGCTGCCCGGCGGGGGCGGCCGGCTCTACGGCATCGACCACGGGGTGACCTTCAACACCGAGAACAAGCTGCGCACCCTGCTGTGGGGCTGGGCGGGGGAGCCGCTGACCGAGGAGGCGGTGACGGTCCTGAAGGGCCTGAAGGAGGCTCTGGCCCCCGGCGCGGCGCTCGCCGAGCGGCTCGGCGCGCTGATCACCCCCGCCGAACTCGACGCCACGCGCGCGCGTGTCGCCGTACTGCTGGAGACGGGAAGGCACCCGGAGCCGAGCGGGGAGTGGCCGGCCATTCCCTGGCCGCCGGTGTAG
- a CDS encoding DUF3090 domain-containing protein → MSRQVFLYDPPDRFVAGTVGLPGRRTFFLQATAGSRVTSVALEKTQVAALAERMDELLDEVVRRSGGNAAVPAVAPTEISDTEPLDTPVEEEFRVGTMALAWDGEEQRMIVEAQALVELDAESEEDLAEAEERLLQDEENGPPMLRVRLTGAQARAFAKRALDVVNAGRPPCPLCSLPLDPEGHVCPRQNGYRRGA, encoded by the coding sequence GTGTCCCGTCAGGTGTTCCTCTACGACCCCCCGGACCGCTTCGTGGCCGGTACGGTCGGGCTGCCCGGACGCCGTACGTTCTTCCTCCAGGCCACCGCGGGCTCCCGGGTGACCAGCGTGGCCCTGGAGAAGACCCAGGTCGCCGCGCTCGCCGAGCGCATGGACGAACTGCTCGACGAGGTGGTGCGGCGCAGCGGCGGCAACGCCGCCGTCCCCGCCGTGGCCCCCACCGAGATCTCCGACACCGAACCGCTGGACACCCCCGTCGAGGAGGAGTTCCGCGTCGGCACCATGGCCCTCGCCTGGGACGGCGAGGAGCAGCGCATGATCGTCGAGGCGCAGGCCCTCGTCGAACTCGACGCCGAGTCCGAGGAGGACCTCGCCGAGGCCGAGGAGCGCCTGCTGCAGGACGAGGAGAACGGGCCCCCGATGCTGCGGGTCCGGCTGACCGGCGCGCAGGCGCGAGCCTTCGCCAAGCGCGCTCTCGACGTCGTCAACGCCGGGCGGCCGCCGTGCCCGCTGTGCAGCCTCCCGCTCGACCCGGAAGGACACGTATGTCCGCGCCAGAACGGATACCGCCGCGGAGCGTGA